The following coding sequences lie in one Maribacter forsetii DSM 18668 genomic window:
- a CDS encoding tetratricopeptide repeat protein produces MKNRLLLVAALTFTMVGFAQKNEIKAAEKALKAGDSATAQTALEAASGTIAAADEKTQAQYYFTRGKIYNDLAKKGNNDAFEKAASSFKKVVEIEEASGKQKYTSETNQYMAALTADLVNSAVSDNGNNKFKEAAEKLYMSYTLSPKDTSYLYYAAGSAVNGGHYEMALDYYNKLQEVGYDGGGMIYKATNAASGEVEEMDKVQRDLMVKSGTYSNPVDEKTPSKKAEIVKNTALIYTQLGQDEKALEAYQEARKNDPEDVNLILNEANLYFNQGNKDKFKELMAQAIALAPDNPDLHYNVGVISMEQENYEDARVSYKKAIELNPEYTNAYLNLSTTYVNEGNKLIDEMNSLGNSRADIARYDELKEKKDGLFKQGADVLEDALKNNPENENIMTQLKNIYGAMGDTENFTKMKKMLGE; encoded by the coding sequence ATGAAGAATAGATTATTACTTGTAGCGGCACTGACATTTACAATGGTCGGTTTTGCTCAAAAGAATGAAATAAAAGCTGCAGAAAAGGCATTGAAAGCTGGTGATTCAGCTACTGCACAAACAGCTTTAGAAGCTGCTTCAGGTACAATTGCCGCTGCAGATGAAAAAACCCAGGCGCAGTATTATTTTACAAGAGGTAAGATATATAATGATTTAGCCAAAAAAGGAAATAATGATGCGTTTGAAAAAGCGGCATCTTCTTTTAAGAAAGTCGTAGAAATAGAAGAAGCTTCCGGTAAGCAGAAATATACTTCTGAAACCAACCAATACATGGCTGCATTGACTGCTGATCTTGTAAACTCTGCTGTTAGTGATAACGGTAACAACAAATTCAAAGAAGCTGCTGAGAAATTGTACATGAGTTATACACTTAGTCCAAAAGATACTTCATACTTGTACTATGCTGCAGGTAGTGCTGTAAACGGTGGACATTATGAAATGGCTTTGGACTATTACAACAAGCTTCAAGAAGTTGGTTATGATGGTGGCGGTATGATTTATAAAGCAACCAACGCTGCTTCAGGTGAAGTAGAGGAGATGGATAAAGTTCAACGTGACCTAATGGTTAAGTCTGGTACTTATTCTAATCCTGTAGATGAGAAAACGCCATCTAAAAAAGCTGAGATCGTTAAAAATACTGCATTGATTTATACACAATTAGGTCAAGATGAGAAAGCTTTAGAGGCTTATCAAGAGGCAAGAAAGAATGATCCAGAAGATGTAAATCTTATTTTGAACGAAGCTAACTTATATTTCAATCAAGGAAATAAGGATAAGTTTAAAGAATTGATGGCTCAAGCAATTGCATTGGCTCCTGATAATCCAGATTTACACTATAACGTTGGTGTTATTAGCATGGAGCAGGAGAATTATGAAGATGCTCGTGTATCTTATAAAAAAGCAATTGAGCTTAATCCTGAATATACTAATGCTTATTTAAATCTTTCTACTACTTATGTAAACGAAGGAAATAAGTTAATTGATGAAATGAATTCTTTAGGGAACTCTAGAGCTGACATTGCAAGATATGATGAGTTAAAAGAAAAGAAGGATGGTTTGTTCAAGCAAGGTGCAGATGTATTGGAAGATGCGTTAAAGAACAATCCTGAAAACGAAAATATAATGACTCAGCTTAAGAATATTTACGGAGCAATGGGTGATACTGAAAACTTCACGAAGATGAAGAAGATGTTAGGAGAGTAA
- the gyrA gene encoding DNA gyrase subunit A: MADGEKLIPINIEEEMKSAYIDYSMSVIVSRALPDVRDGLKPVHRRVLFGMHELGVRSNSSHKKSARIVGEVLGKYHPHGDTSVYDAMVRMAQEWSLRYMLVDGQGNFGSVDGDSPAAMRYTEARMRKIADDMLIDIEKETVDYQLNFDDSLKEPTVLPTRVPSLLVNGASGIAVGMATNMPPHNLSEVIDGTVAYIDNNDIEIDELITHIKAPDFPTGGTIYGYDGVKEAFHTGRGRVKMRAKATFEEVQGRECIVVTEIPYQVNKADMIKKTADLVNDKKLEGIANIRDESDRNGMRIVYILKRDAIPNIVLNMLFKYTALQTSFSVNNIALVNGRPQLLNVKEMIHYFVEHRHEVVVRRTQFELKKAEDRAHILEGLIIASDNIDEVIAIIRASKNADEARANLIERFKLSEIQAKAIVEMRLRQLTGLEQDKLRSEYDEIMLLIADLKDILDKKERRMSIIKDELLEIKGKYGDERRSVINIAGGDLSMEDMIPDEQVVITISHAGYIKRTPLSEYKTQNRGGVGQKASSTRNEDFLEHLFVGTNHQYMLFFTQKGKCFWMRVFEIPEGSRTSKGRAIQNLINIEQDDSVKAFICTQDLKDEEYINAHYVIMATKKGVVKKTSLEQYSRPRQNGINAITVREGDELLEAKLTTGSSEIFLGLKSGKAIRFEESKTRPMGRNASGVRGITLANDEDEVIGMVSVHNFEDEILVVSEKGYGKRSSIDDYRVTNRGGKGVKTISVTDKTGGLVAIKNVTDSDDLMIINKSGIAIRMSVEDLRVMGRATQGVRLINIKGNDSIAAVAKVMKDEDDLEEAEILDIEVNAEDGTEIDTSDSEESTDTDNPETEE; this comes from the coding sequence ATGGCTGACGGTGAAAAATTGATTCCCATTAATATTGAAGAGGAAATGAAATCTGCCTACATTGATTACTCAATGTCGGTCATTGTGTCACGAGCCCTGCCAGATGTCAGGGATGGATTAAAACCCGTACACAGAAGAGTTCTTTTCGGAATGCATGAATTAGGAGTTAGAAGTAATAGCTCTCATAAAAAATCTGCACGTATTGTTGGGGAAGTTTTAGGTAAGTATCACCCACATGGTGATACTTCGGTATATGATGCCATGGTACGTATGGCTCAAGAATGGAGTTTGCGTTACATGTTGGTAGATGGTCAAGGTAACTTTGGTTCTGTTGATGGTGATAGCCCTGCGGCAATGCGTTATACGGAAGCCCGTATGCGTAAGATTGCAGACGATATGCTAATTGACATAGAAAAGGAAACCGTAGATTATCAATTGAATTTTGATGACTCTTTAAAAGAACCGACGGTTCTGCCTACTAGGGTTCCAAGTTTGTTGGTGAACGGTGCATCTGGTATTGCTGTAGGTATGGCAACCAATATGCCGCCACATAACTTATCTGAGGTAATAGATGGTACGGTTGCATATATAGATAATAACGACATTGAGATAGATGAGCTTATAACACATATTAAAGCACCGGATTTTCCAACTGGTGGTACTATTTATGGTTATGATGGTGTAAAAGAAGCTTTTCATACAGGAAGAGGGCGTGTAAAAATGCGTGCAAAAGCAACTTTTGAAGAAGTTCAAGGTCGCGAATGTATTGTTGTTACCGAAATTCCTTATCAGGTCAATAAGGCAGACATGATTAAGAAAACTGCCGATCTTGTCAATGATAAAAAATTGGAAGGTATAGCCAATATTAGAGATGAATCCGATAGAAACGGTATGCGTATCGTTTACATTTTAAAGAGGGATGCTATTCCTAATATTGTGTTGAACATGCTGTTTAAGTATACGGCTTTGCAAACATCTTTTAGTGTCAATAACATTGCATTGGTCAATGGAAGACCTCAATTGTTGAATGTCAAGGAAATGATTCATTATTTCGTTGAGCATAGACATGAAGTGGTAGTTAGGCGAACACAATTCGAATTAAAGAAGGCTGAAGATCGTGCTCATATCTTAGAAGGTTTAATTATTGCATCAGATAATATCGATGAGGTAATTGCTATAATCAGAGCCTCTAAAAATGCAGATGAAGCAAGGGCAAACTTAATTGAACGTTTCAAATTAAGTGAAATTCAAGCGAAGGCAATAGTAGAGATGAGACTTCGTCAACTTACTGGTCTGGAGCAAGATAAGTTAAGAAGTGAATATGATGAAATCATGCTTCTTATAGCGGATTTAAAAGATATTCTTGATAAGAAAGAACGTAGAATGTCTATTATCAAAGACGAGCTACTTGAGATTAAAGGTAAATACGGAGATGAAAGAAGATCTGTAATTAATATTGCAGGTGGTGATCTTAGCATGGAAGATATGATTCCAGATGAGCAAGTGGTAATTACTATTTCTCATGCGGGTTACATTAAAAGAACTCCTTTAAGTGAATACAAAACACAAAATAGAGGTGGGGTTGGTCAAAAAGCATCTTCTACAAGAAATGAAGATTTCTTAGAGCATTTATTTGTAGGTACCAATCACCAATATATGTTATTCTTTACCCAGAAGGGTAAATGTTTCTGGATGCGTGTGTTTGAAATTCCGGAAGGAAGTAGAACATCAAAAGGACGTGCAATTCAGAACCTTATAAATATTGAACAAGATGATAGTGTAAAAGCTTTCATTTGTACACAAGATTTAAAGGATGAAGAGTATATCAATGCGCACTATGTTATTATGGCTACTAAGAAAGGTGTTGTGAAGAAAACATCTTTAGAGCAATATTCAAGACCACGTCAAAATGGTATTAATGCCATTACCGTTCGTGAAGGTGATGAATTGTTAGAGGCTAAATTAACTACAGGTTCTAGTGAAATTTTCTTAGGACTTAAATCTGGTAAAGCAATTCGTTTCGAAGAAAGTAAAACACGACCAATGGGTAGAAATGCTTCTGGTGTTCGTGGTATTACTTTAGCAAATGACGAGGATGAGGTAATAGGTATGGTTTCCGTTCATAATTTTGAAGATGAAATATTAGTTGTTTCGGAAAAAGGTTATGGTAAGCGATCAAGTATTGATGATTATAGAGTTACCAATAGAGGAGGTAAAGGAGTTAAGACTATTAGTGTGACCGATAAAACGGGCGGACTAGTAGCAATTAAAAACGTTACCGATTCTGATGATTTAATGATTATCAATAAATCTGGAATTGCAATACGTATGAGCGTAGAAGATTTACGTGTAATGGGTAGAGCAACACAGGGTGTTAGGTTGATTAATATTAAAGGTAACGACTCTATTGCTGCAGTAGCGAAGGTTATGAAAGATGAGGATGATTTGGAAGAAGCTGAAATACTTGATATTGAGGTAAATGCAGAAGATGGCACGGAGATTGATACTTCTGATTCCGAGGAAAGTACAGACACGGATAATCCTGAAACTGAAGAGTAA
- a CDS encoding ATP-dependent Clp protease ATP-binding subunit, translating into MDDNFSPRVKDVIAYSKEEALRLGHDFIGTEHLMLGLLRDGNGKAISILDALEVDLEHLRRKVEILSPSNPNASGVQKDKKNLHLTRQAERALKTTFLEAKLFQSSSINTAHLLLCILRNENDPTTKLLHKLKVDYDGVKEQFKFMITSDDDMVDGPTAESFPSDSEDTNEGKESTFGASSSQKGTKKSKTPVLDNFGRDLTQMAEENKLDPVVGREKEIERVSQILSRRKKNNPLLIGEPGVGKSAIAEGLALRIIDKKVSRILYNKRVVTLDLASLVAGTKYRGQFEERMKAVMNELEKNDDVILFIDEIHTIVGAGGATGSLDASNMFKPALARGEIQCIGATTLDEYRQYIEKDGALERRFQKVIVEPTSVDETIEILHNIKGKYEDHHNVTYTDEAIEACVKLTNRYMTDRFLPDKAIDALDEAGSRVHIVNMDVPKQILELEKKLEDVRELKNSVVKKQKYEEAAKLRDDEKSLEKELAIAQERWEDDSKLNKETVSEDNVADVVSMMSGIPVNRIAQTESNKLAGLPELIKSNVIGQDDAVAKVSKAIQRNRAGLKDPNKPIGSFIFLGQTGVGKTQLAKVLAKELFDSEDALIRIDMSEYMEKFAISRLVGAPPGYVGYEEGGQLTEKVRRKPYSVILLDEVEKAHPDVFNMLLQVLDDGFLTDSLGRKIDFRNTIIIMTSNIGARQLKDFGQGVGFGTSAKKSQEDAHQKGVIENALKKAFAPEFLNRIDDVIVFNALEREDIHKIIDIELAKLFKRIKDIGYHLNLTDEAKDYIAEKGFDKQYGARPLKRAIQKYIEDALAEEIVNSKLKEGDSIYIDLDKKSEELTIKIEKAEKESPKT; encoded by the coding sequence ATGGATGATAATTTTTCCCCAAGAGTTAAGGATGTAATTGCTTATAGCAAGGAGGAAGCATTGCGACTTGGTCACGATTTTATCGGTACCGAGCACCTCATGCTAGGGCTTCTTAGAGATGGAAACGGGAAGGCTATAAGCATTTTAGATGCTTTGGAAGTTGATCTGGAACACCTACGTAGAAAAGTAGAAATACTTAGTCCTTCTAACCCTAACGCCAGTGGCGTACAAAAAGATAAAAAGAATTTGCACTTAACAAGGCAGGCAGAGCGTGCATTGAAAACCACATTTCTAGAAGCTAAACTTTTTCAAAGTTCTTCTATAAATACAGCGCACCTTCTACTTTGTATTCTTAGAAATGAAAACGACCCTACTACGAAGCTTTTACATAAACTAAAGGTAGATTATGACGGAGTTAAGGAACAGTTTAAATTTATGATTACAAGCGATGACGATATGGTAGACGGCCCAACGGCCGAATCTTTCCCTAGTGATTCTGAAGATACGAACGAAGGTAAAGAAAGTACTTTCGGTGCTTCTTCTAGTCAAAAAGGTACCAAAAAATCTAAAACTCCGGTATTAGATAATTTTGGTAGAGACCTTACCCAAATGGCTGAGGAAAATAAATTGGACCCAGTTGTTGGTAGAGAAAAAGAAATAGAAAGGGTTTCTCAAATTCTTAGTAGAAGAAAAAAGAACAACCCATTACTTATAGGTGAGCCTGGCGTTGGTAAAAGTGCCATTGCAGAAGGTCTTGCCTTAAGAATTATAGATAAAAAAGTTTCTAGAATTCTTTATAACAAAAGAGTTGTTACACTTGATCTTGCATCTTTAGTTGCCGGTACAAAATACCGTGGACAGTTTGAAGAGCGAATGAAAGCAGTAATGAACGAATTAGAAAAGAATGACGACGTTATTTTATTCATTGATGAAATTCATACTATTGTAGGTGCAGGTGGAGCTACCGGAAGTTTAGATGCTTCCAATATGTTTAAACCAGCATTAGCTAGAGGTGAAATTCAATGTATTGGTGCCACTACCCTAGATGAATACAGACAGTATATTGAAAAGGACGGTGCTTTAGAAAGACGTTTTCAAAAAGTTATTGTTGAACCAACTTCTGTTGATGAGACAATTGAAATTCTTCATAACATAAAAGGTAAATACGAAGATCACCATAATGTAACCTACACTGATGAAGCTATTGAAGCTTGTGTTAAGTTGACTAATAGATACATGACGGATCGTTTTTTACCGGACAAAGCTATTGATGCTTTAGATGAAGCTGGTTCTCGTGTGCACATTGTTAACATGGATGTTCCAAAACAAATTCTTGAATTGGAAAAGAAATTAGAAGATGTACGTGAGCTTAAGAACAGTGTTGTTAAAAAGCAGAAATATGAAGAAGCCGCAAAGCTTCGTGATGACGAAAAAAGTCTAGAAAAGGAACTTGCTATTGCTCAAGAGCGCTGGGAAGATGACAGCAAGCTTAACAAAGAGACCGTTAGTGAAGACAATGTTGCAGATGTTGTTTCTATGATGAGTGGAATTCCTGTAAATAGAATTGCACAAACTGAAAGTAATAAGTTAGCAGGTTTACCTGAACTTATTAAATCTAATGTTATTGGTCAAGATGATGCAGTTGCCAAGGTTTCTAAAGCTATACAACGTAATAGAGCCGGACTTAAAGATCCAAACAAGCCAATTGGTTCGTTTATCTTTTTAGGTCAAACAGGTGTTGGTAAAACACAATTGGCAAAAGTATTGGCTAAAGAACTTTTTGATTCTGAAGACGCACTTATTCGTATAGATATGAGTGAGTATATGGAAAAATTCGCCATCTCTAGATTAGTTGGTGCACCTCCAGGATATGTTGGTTATGAAGAAGGTGGTCAATTAACTGAAAAAGTTAGAAGAAAACCTTACTCTGTTATTCTTTTAGATGAAGTTGAAAAAGCACATCCAGATGTATTCAACATGTTGTTACAAGTATTGGATGATGGTTTCTTAACAGATAGTCTTGGTCGTAAAATCGATTTTAGAAATACCATTATTATAATGACTTCTAATATTGGCGCTAGACAACTAAAGGACTTTGGACAAGGTGTCGGTTTCGGTACTTCTGCCAAAAAGTCACAAGAAGATGCGCATCAAAAAGGTGTTATTGAGAATGCCTTGAAGAAAGCTTTCGCTCCTGAATTCTTAAATAGAATTGATGATGTAATTGTTTTCAACGCTCTTGAAAGAGAAGACATTCATAAGATCATTGATATTGAATTAGCGAAGTTATTCAAGAGAATCAAGGATATTGGTTACCACTTGAACCTTACTGATGAAGCTAAGGATTATATTGCAGAGAAAGGCTTTGACAAACAATATGGAGCTAGACCGCTAAAAAGAGCTATTCAAAAATATATTGAAGATGCACTTGCGGAAGAAATAGTGAATTCTAAACTTAAAGAAGGAGATAGTATTTATATCGATCTTGACAAGAAAAGTGAAGAATTGACTATAAAAATTGAAAAAGCAGAGAAAGAATCACCTAAAACATAG
- a CDS encoding bifunctional ADP-dependent NAD(P)H-hydrate dehydratase/NAD(P)H-hydrate epimerase: MKLYSAKQIYKADQISIKKEEIESNELMERAALQLFNWMHLRMQGAPVKIHLFCGIGNNGGDGIALARHLVDHGYNVEVYVINYSEKRSKDFLINLDRLKDRKVWPHFMNCDDELPEIGREDIIVDGIFGIGLNRTPDAWVTKVIQYLNNSQAFILSIDIPSGLFTDKGPEDFESIIKSNYVLSFQTPKLVFFLPETGRYIEQWEVLDIGLDPEYLRVTETDYELIGKNEVLTLYKPREKYGHKGTYGHSLLIGGSYGKIGSICLSSKAALYSGSGLVTSYVPRIGYNIIQTSLPEIMVLTDTDENELTDIKFDLEPSVIGVGVGIGTSEPTVKALSNFLKGNKAPLVIDADALNILSQNKELLKDLPEDSILTPHPKELERLIGKWKDDFEKLTKVKKFSKKYKCIIVIKGAHTIVVQNDKGYVNTTGNPGMATAGSGDVLTGVITGLRAQGYPVLDAAIFGVYLHGRAGDIAVESTGFQSLTASHLIDNIAGAYLDLFKLPEQPVVEEENQQS; this comes from the coding sequence ATGAAATTATATAGCGCAAAACAGATTTATAAAGCAGATCAGATTTCTATTAAAAAAGAGGAGATAGAAAGTAATGAGTTAATGGAACGTGCTGCTTTACAACTCTTCAATTGGATGCATCTACGCATGCAAGGAGCTCCCGTTAAAATACATTTATTCTGTGGAATTGGCAATAATGGGGGTGATGGTATTGCCCTTGCTAGGCATCTAGTGGACCATGGTTATAATGTAGAAGTATACGTTATAAATTACAGTGAGAAGCGATCAAAAGATTTTCTGATAAATTTAGATAGATTGAAAGATCGTAAGGTATGGCCTCATTTTATGAATTGTGATGATGAGTTACCAGAAATTGGCAGAGAGGATATTATTGTAGACGGAATTTTTGGAATTGGATTAAATAGAACACCAGACGCTTGGGTAACAAAAGTAATTCAGTATTTAAATAATTCTCAAGCTTTCATTCTTTCTATTGATATTCCGTCAGGATTATTTACAGATAAAGGTCCCGAAGATTTTGAATCTATAATAAAGTCAAATTATGTATTAAGTTTTCAAACTCCAAAATTGGTGTTCTTTTTACCGGAAACAGGTAGGTATATTGAACAATGGGAGGTTTTGGATATAGGTTTAGATCCAGAATATCTAAGAGTTACGGAAACCGATTATGAATTAATAGGTAAAAATGAAGTGCTAACTTTATATAAACCTAGAGAGAAATATGGTCATAAAGGTACTTACGGACATTCATTACTAATTGGTGGTAGTTATGGTAAAATAGGTTCTATATGTCTTTCATCTAAAGCGGCATTGTATTCCGGTAGTGGTCTGGTAACGTCTTATGTTCCTAGAATAGGATATAACATTATACAGACCTCATTGCCTGAAATTATGGTCTTAACAGATACAGATGAAAATGAACTTACGGATATTAAGTTTGATTTAGAGCCGTCAGTTATAGGAGTAGGTGTTGGTATAGGAACAAGTGAACCTACAGTGAAAGCCTTATCTAATTTTTTAAAAGGTAATAAGGCACCATTAGTAATAGATGCGGATGCGCTAAATATTCTTTCTCAGAATAAAGAGTTGTTAAAAGATTTACCCGAAGATTCTATATTAACTCCACATCCAAAAGAGCTAGAACGATTAATTGGAAAATGGAAAGACGACTTTGAAAAATTAACCAAGGTCAAAAAGTTTTCAAAAAAATATAAGTGTATAATAGTTATTAAAGGTGCACATACCATTGTAGTTCAGAATGACAAAGGTTATGTAAATACAACCGGAAACCCCGGTATGGCTACTGCGGGAAGTGGTGATGTCTTAACTGGTGTGATTACAGGTTTAAGAGCTCAGGGTTATCCTGTTTTAGATGCTGCAATATTTGGAGTCTACTTGCATGGTAGAGCCGGTGATATTGCTGTGGAATCTACAGGTTTTCAATCGTTAACAGCTTCTCATCTTATTGATAATATTGCTGGTGCATATTTGGATTTATTTAAACTACCTGAACAACCTGTAGTGGAGGAAGAAAATCAACAAAGTTGA
- the thrA gene encoding bifunctional aspartate kinase/homoserine dehydrogenase I, giving the protein MKVLKFGGSSVAKPENIIKIKNIISKYNDPIILVVSALGGVTDLLLEAGSLASVQDESYKKILSTLEERHLSTIKELMPVTAQSKVLSKVKSEFNVLETLLEGAFFIGEITPKLSDKIVSYGELLSSYIISEYLISEKLDAEFKDSRELIITHKLNGKNVVNFAKTNANCIDYFKVSNKKIIVCPGFIATSEEGISTTLGRGGSDYTAAIYAAAIDADVLEIWTDVSGMYTANPKMVKQAKAIPHISYEEAMELSHFGAKVLYPPTIQPVLAKGISIVIKNTFSPDEAGTLITKSKNEKGKTVRGISHIGNIALLSLEGPGMVGIPGISKRFFEVLSQADISVVLITQASSEHSICVAISADDVENAVHIVNEAFEYEIERGRIKEVMPEKDLAIVALVGDNMKSHQGLSGKMFSTLGKNNVNIRVIAQGASERNISCIIDEKDVKKALNALHEEFFEENIKQLNLFVMGVGNVGAKFLEQIKEQRKFLKENLKLNIRVIGMSNSRTMLFDEKGIDLSDWSAKLAEGEKADKVKFLELVNSLNYRNSIFVDNTASEEVSKTYSEYLGNSISVVTCNKIACSSAYENYSNLKSLARTYNAPFLFETNVGAGLPIIDTLKHLIASGDKILKIQAVLSGSLNFVFNNFNDKTTFHDVVKQAQEEGYTEPDPKIDLSGVDVMRKILILARESGNQLEISDITNNPFLPEESLNTANNDEFFASLIQNEAHFQSLFTSAKNADSKLKYVAQFDNGKASVGLQEIPRGHDFYNLEGSDNIVLFYTERYPDQPMIIKGAGAGAAVTASGIFADIIRIGNF; this is encoded by the coding sequence ATGAAAGTTCTAAAATTTGGTGGTTCATCTGTAGCCAAACCTGAAAATATAATTAAAATTAAAAATATCATCTCTAAGTACAACGACCCTATAATTCTGGTTGTTTCTGCATTAGGTGGTGTAACGGATCTTTTACTAGAAGCTGGATCCTTAGCTTCTGTCCAAGATGAATCCTATAAAAAGATTCTAAGCACATTAGAAGAAAGACATCTTTCTACCATTAAAGAGCTTATGCCGGTTACAGCACAAAGCAAGGTACTTAGCAAAGTAAAAAGCGAGTTCAATGTATTGGAAACTCTTTTAGAAGGTGCCTTTTTTATCGGAGAAATTACTCCGAAATTATCTGACAAAATAGTTAGCTACGGCGAACTTCTATCTTCGTATATTATTAGCGAATATCTAATAAGCGAAAAACTGGATGCTGAGTTCAAAGATAGTAGAGAGCTTATAATCACGCATAAGCTTAACGGTAAAAATGTGGTCAATTTCGCAAAAACCAATGCTAACTGCATAGATTATTTTAAAGTTTCAAATAAAAAAATAATTGTTTGCCCTGGATTTATAGCTACTTCTGAAGAAGGAATTTCTACTACACTAGGCAGAGGTGGTTCTGACTATACGGCTGCTATTTATGCTGCCGCCATTGATGCGGATGTGCTAGAAATCTGGACAGATGTAAGTGGAATGTACACTGCCAACCCTAAAATGGTGAAACAAGCCAAAGCTATACCACATATTTCTTATGAGGAAGCTATGGAACTTTCTCATTTTGGCGCTAAAGTACTTTACCCACCTACAATACAGCCCGTGTTAGCTAAAGGCATATCCATTGTTATTAAGAACACTTTTAGTCCTGATGAAGCTGGTACATTAATTACAAAATCCAAAAACGAAAAAGGAAAGACCGTTCGTGGAATAAGCCATATTGGCAATATTGCTTTGCTATCCTTAGAAGGACCAGGAATGGTAGGAATACCAGGGATTTCTAAACGTTTTTTTGAAGTACTTTCACAAGCGGATATTAGTGTCGTATTAATTACACAGGCTTCTTCTGAACATTCCATATGTGTAGCCATATCTGCGGACGATGTTGAAAATGCAGTACACATAGTAAATGAAGCCTTTGAATATGAAATTGAAAGAGGTCGCATAAAAGAAGTAATGCCTGAAAAAGATTTAGCCATTGTTGCGCTAGTTGGTGACAACATGAAAAGCCATCAAGGATTGAGCGGTAAAATGTTCAGCACTCTTGGTAAAAACAATGTAAATATTAGAGTCATTGCGCAGGGTGCATCTGAAAGAAACATTTCGTGTATAATAGATGAAAAGGATGTAAAAAAAGCACTAAATGCATTGCACGAAGAGTTTTTTGAAGAAAACATTAAGCAATTAAACCTATTTGTAATGGGTGTTGGTAATGTTGGAGCTAAATTTTTAGAGCAAATTAAAGAGCAACGTAAATTCTTGAAAGAGAATTTAAAATTGAATATTCGCGTAATTGGTATGTCTAATTCTAGAACTATGCTTTTTGATGAAAAAGGCATAGACTTAAGTGATTGGTCTGCAAAACTTGCCGAAGGTGAAAAAGCCGATAAGGTCAAGTTTTTAGAATTAGTAAATAGCTTGAATTATAGAAATAGCATCTTCGTTGATAACACAGCAAGTGAAGAGGTTTCTAAAACATATAGCGAATATTTAGGTAACAGCATATCAGTAGTTACTTGTAATAAAATTGCATGTTCTTCTGCCTACGAGAACTATTCAAATCTTAAATCATTGGCAAGAACTTATAACGCGCCCTTTTTATTCGAAACTAATGTTGGCGCCGGTTTACCAATTATTGATACGCTAAAACATCTGATTGCATCAGGAGATAAAATATTGAAAATTCAAGCTGTGTTATCTGGTAGCTTGAACTTTGTTTTCAATAACTTCAATGACAAAACTACCTTTCATGATGTGGTAAAACAAGCTCAGGAAGAGGGGTATACTGAGCCAGATCCAAAAATTGATTTAAGTGGAGTTGACGTAATGCGTAAAATATTAATTTTAGCTCGTGAGAGTGGAAATCAATTAGAAATCAGCGACATTACCAACAATCCATTCTTACCTGAAGAAAGTTTAAACACAGCTAATAATGATGAGTTCTTTGCTTCTTTAATACAAAACGAAGCTCATTTTCAATCCCTATTTACCAGCGCAAAAAATGCAGATAGCAAATTGAAATATGTTGCTCAGTTTGATAATGGAAAGGCTAGTGTTGGTTTACAGGAAATACCTAGGGGACACGATTTTTACAACCTAGAGGGTAGCGATAATATTGTTTTATTTTACACTGAAAGATACCCAGACCAGCCAATGATCATTAAAGGTGCTGGTGCTGGTGCAGCTGTAACGGCTTCAGGTATATTTGCAGATATCATACGAATTGGTAATTTCTAA